The Nocardia sp. NBC_01503 sequence ATCGGTGACACCGGTGACGGTGATGGTGGCCTGGTTCTGCTTGTACGCCTCGATCATCCGCGACGGCAGGCTCGGATCGGCCGAGACGCCCTGCAACTGGTCCAGCTTCTCCGAGTCCGGAACGTTCGGGTCGAGGGCCTTCTGCAGTTCGGCGTTCAGATCCGCCGCGGTCGGCGCCGGCGGGTAGTTGTTCTGCGCGGCCGACGTCTGCGAGGTGGAGGTCTTCGTGGGCTTGGTGCTCTCTTTCTTGTCACCGCTGCCACAGGCCGACAGCCCGAGTACGGTCACGACAGCCAGGGTGGCGACCGCGATACGTCCAGTCTTCTGAAGCTTCAACTGCTCGTCCTTTGCGTTCGAGTAGGTCCGTTCGACAAACGTGTCAGCGCGACAACCCGACCGGCGACGCTGCACGACGACACAGAGGCTACCAACGTGGTCCGGGAGAAGCAGACTCCGAACACACTGCGACCGCACTTTCAGTCCGAATCCTCATAATTGGCGCATTCGTCCCTTACCTCTGGCGCTCCGGTCGGGTCTTCGTTCACCCCAGGCTGTCGAGCGGATCGGCCCGCGTCAGCGCCGGATCCTCGGCCGAGAACGTGCGCGCGGCACCCGGCCCGGTGCTCCGGGTCTCGAAACGTACTGTCACCACACCGTGTCCGGCCCCCTGTACCCACCCGTGGCCGAATTCGGGGTGCGCGACATCCAGTCCCGGATACCAGGTTTCGGCGGCGAACGAACGCGTGGCGGGCGGCACCTCGGGCACCGGACCCGCGGCGACAACCGAAGTCGGCTCCTCCGAAACCGATTCACCGGTATCGACGGCCTGATCCAACTCCGGAAACAGCGACTCCTGCCGAATCTCCGACAGCCCAGCGAAACCCACGCCCACCAGGCGAATAGGCCCCAACTCGACCGGATCGATGGCCGAGCGCTGCGCGGCCGCGGTGAGCGTGGCCAGATCCTCGGTGGCGTACGGCAGCGTGGAGGAGCGCGTCACGATACTCATATCCGCGCGTTTGAGTTTGAGCACCACGGTGCGCGCCGCCCGACCGTCGGCGATGAGCCGCCGATGCGCGTGCGCGGCCATGGCCTCGATCGCCGGGCGCAACTGCGGCAACGTGACGATATCGGTCTCATAGGTGGTTTCGGCGCTGATCTGCTTGGCCTCGGCGCGCTCGGCCACCGGCCGATCATCGATCCCCCTTGCCAGCCGATGCAGCGCGATTCCCATGGCCCCACCCAGAATCGACGACGCCTCGGACTCCGGTAGCGCCGCCAGCGCGCCGACCGTCTCGATTCCGAGTGTGCGCAAACGGCTTTCGGCCACCGGTCCGATCCCCCATAACCGCCGCACCGGCAGCGCCGACAGGAATCGCTGCTGCTCACCGGGTGAAATAACGCGCACCCCATCGGGTTTGGCCATATCCGAGGCGATCTTGGCGAGCTGCTTACCGCTGCCCGCCCCCACCGAGGCCACCAATCCGGTGCGCTCGCGCACCAGCGCCCGCAGCTCCTCACAGAAGGCCAGCACCTCATCGGCTGTGGCCCCGGCCAATTCGGCGGGCTCACCGAACGCCTCATCGAAGGAGAGCGTCTCCAGCACCGGAATCCGCGATCGCATGGTCTCGAACACCTGCCCGCTGAGCTCGGCGTAGACCGCACCGCGCGGCGGCACCACCACCACATTCCCGCCCACCAGGCGCCGCGCCTGATGCATGGGCATGGCCGATCGCGCCCCGAACACCCGCGCCTCGTACGACGCGCCCGCCACCACACCACGCCCGCCCATACCGCCGACCAGCACCGGGCGCCCGCGCAGCGTCGGCCTGGTCAACTGTTCGACCGAGGCGAAGAAGGCGTCCATATCCATATGCAGCACCCAGCGGCGCCCGCGCTGACTGTTCGCTGTGTGTCCGCTCGAAGTTAACTGCGAGTCCGGCACACCGCCCGGCCCCCGCGCAGCGTCCGCACGCCCACCGGCGAGAGCGCTGCGAACAGGCACAATGCGCTCCGCCGCGGTGTGGGCAGGGGTGTTCACGTTCGCGAATCTACGCGCCACTACCGACAGGTTCGGCCAGGCAGGTGTGTGATGATCGGAGAATGACGATTCGCAAGGCCGTGATTCCCGCCGCAGGTATCGGTTCCCGCCTGCTGCCACTCACCAAGGCGATCCCGAAGGAGATGCTCCCGGTCGGCGACAAGCCGGTCATCGAACACACGGTTCGTGAACTGGTCGCGTCCGGTATCACGGATATCACCATTGTGGTGAGCGGCGGAAAGTCCTTGATCCAGGACCACTTCCGGCCCAATCCGGCGCTCGTCGCCCAGCTGCGCGCGGACGGTAAGGCCGCCTACGCCGATGCGGTCGAGGAGGTCGGCGAGCTGAGCCGGCAGGGGCACATCACCTATCTGGATCAGCACGGCCCCTACGGCAATGGCACGCCCGTGCTGAATGCCGCCCGCACCCTGGGCGATGAGCCCATGCTGGTGCTCTGGCCCGATGACGTCTTCGTCGCCGGGGTCCCGCGCGCCCAGCAGCTCATCGACGCCTATGAGAAGACCGGCGCACCGGTACTCGCCCTCGTGCCCATGGATCCGGCCGAATCCCAGCGCTACGGCGTCCCGGTGGTGGAGGAGACCGCCGGCGACGGCCTCATGCGCATCAGCGGTCTGAAGGAGAAGCCCAAGCCCGCGGACGCGCCCTCCAGCTTCGCGGCCATCGGCGGCTATGTGGTCACCCCGGGCATCATCGCGGAACTGCGCCGCCAGGTGGACAACTGGTACACGCACCGCACCGGCGAGGTGTACCTCACCGATGCCATCAATATCTTCGCGGCCTCGAATCCGGTGTACGGCCAGGTGATTCGCGGCAACTGGTACGACACCGGCAATCCGGCCGACTATCTCGTGGCCCAATTCGCCTCCGCGCTGGCGCATCCGGAGTACGGTCCACTGCTGCGCGGCATCGTCAACGACTGATCCCGTTCACCGAGCGCGTCCCAAACACGCCAGGGTCACTTTTGTCGAAACCCGAAACATAGGGGCGACGTTCAGCGATCATCCAGGCTGGATCTTGCTGGCTAGTTTGGGAGTTCGGTTTTGCTACGCGGCTCTACCCCATCGCTGCTCCGCAGCAGTGCCCTATCGTTGCTACACAGCTCTACCCTTTCGTACGGAACAGCTCTGCGGGCAATAGCTCTCACCGGCTGTCTGCTCGCCGGATCGTTCACCGCGCTGACGGCCACCGCGACGGCGGCCCCGCCCGACCCGATCACCAGCACCGCAACCCTGTCCAGCACACCGGTTTCCGAGGACGGCTCCCGGATCACGCATTTCGAGATCCGGGACGCGCACAATCTCACCCTGCATGTGCACTCGGCCGCCATGGACGCCGAATACACCATCGAGGTACAACGCCCCGCCGACGCCTCGGCCCCGCGCCCGGTGCTGTACCTGCTCAATGGCGCCGGGGGCGGCCAGGATACGGCGAACTGGAAGCGCAATACCGATGCCACCCAGTTCTTCGCCGATAAGAACGTGAATGTGGTCATGCCCATCGGCGGCGCGTTCAGCTACTACACCGATTGGCGCGCGGACGATCCCAAGCTGGGCGTGAACAAGTGGAAGACCTTCCTCACCGAGGAGCTGCCCCCGCTCATCGACGGGTCCTTGAACACCAATGGATTACGCGCCATCGTCGGCATGTCCATGTCCGGCACTTCGGTGCTGCAGTTGCCGATCGCCAAACCCGGACTGTATCGGGCAGTGGCCGCCTACAGCGGGTGCGCGCAGATCAGCGATCCGATCGGCCGTAAATTCGCCGAGCTGGTGGTCTCCATCGGCGGTGGCAATCCGGCCAATATGTATGGGCCCGAGACCGATCCGGAGTGGGCGGAGAACGACCCGTACGTGCACGCCGAGGATCTGCGCGGGCTCGATCTCTACATCTCCAACGGCAGCGGCCTGCCCGGCCCGCACGACAATCTGACCGATGTGCGCAGCCTCGGCCCCGCCGACGGCGGCATCATGCAGCAGCTCCTGGTCGGCGGCATTCTGGAGGCGGCCAGCGACTGGTGCGCGCGGAATCTGCAAACCAAGTTGGCGGAGTTGAAGATTCCGGCCACCTTCGACATCAATCAGGCGGGCACCCACTCCTGGGGCTACTGGCAGGACGCGCTGCGGGACTCCTGGCCGGTGCTCGCCAAGGGCCTGGAGCTGTAAATCCTTACGGCAGTGGGACTATGACCAGCCGATTGTCCGGCATGGCGGGCATCCAGAGATTGCGCCCGGCCGGATCGACGGTGAAATCGGCTGGTCCGTGCAGGTTCTCGGGCCCCTCAACCGCCGTCACCTCGACCCCGTCATCGCGGTAGATGTTCACCTTGCCCGGCCGATCCCCCTGGCTCGCAACCC is a genomic window containing:
- a CDS encoding DNA polymerase IV; the protein is MLHMDMDAFFASVEQLTRPTLRGRPVLVGGMGGRGVVAGASYEARVFGARSAMPMHQARRLVGGNVVVVPPRGAVYAELSGQVFETMRSRIPVLETLSFDEAFGEPAELAGATADEVLAFCEELRALVRERTGLVASVGAGSGKQLAKIASDMAKPDGVRVISPGEQQRFLSALPVRRLWGIGPVAESRLRTLGIETVGALAALPESEASSILGGAMGIALHRLARGIDDRPVAERAEAKQISAETTYETDIVTLPQLRPAIEAMAAHAHRRLIADGRAARTVVLKLKRADMSIVTRSSTLPYATEDLATLTAAAQRSAIDPVELGPIRLVGVGFAGLSEIRQESLFPELDQAVDTGESVSEEPTSVVAAGPVPEVPPATRSFAAETWYPGLDVAHPEFGHGWVQGAGHGVVTVRFETRSTGPGAARTFSAEDPALTRADPLDSLG
- a CDS encoding UTP--glucose-1-phosphate uridylyltransferase — translated: MTIRKAVIPAAGIGSRLLPLTKAIPKEMLPVGDKPVIEHTVRELVASGITDITIVVSGGKSLIQDHFRPNPALVAQLRADGKAAYADAVEEVGELSRQGHITYLDQHGPYGNGTPVLNAARTLGDEPMLVLWPDDVFVAGVPRAQQLIDAYEKTGAPVLALVPMDPAESQRYGVPVVEETAGDGLMRISGLKEKPKPADAPSSFAAIGGYVVTPGIIAELRRQVDNWYTHRTGEVYLTDAINIFAASNPVYGQVIRGNWYDTGNPADYLVAQFASALAHPEYGPLLRGIVND
- a CDS encoding alpha/beta hydrolase; amino-acid sequence: MLHSSTLSYGTALRAIALTGCLLAGSFTALTATATAAPPDPITSTATLSSTPVSEDGSRITHFEIRDAHNLTLHVHSAAMDAEYTIEVQRPADASAPRPVLYLLNGAGGGQDTANWKRNTDATQFFADKNVNVVMPIGGAFSYYTDWRADDPKLGVNKWKTFLTEELPPLIDGSLNTNGLRAIVGMSMSGTSVLQLPIAKPGLYRAVAAYSGCAQISDPIGRKFAELVVSIGGGNPANMYGPETDPEWAENDPYVHAEDLRGLDLYISNGSGLPGPHDNLTDVRSLGPADGGIMQQLLVGGILEAASDWCARNLQTKLAELKIPATFDINQAGTHSWGYWQDALRDSWPVLAKGLEL